A single Amphiprion ocellaris isolate individual 3 ecotype Okinawa chromosome 1, ASM2253959v1, whole genome shotgun sequence DNA region contains:
- the LOC111577798 gene encoding DNA-binding protein RFX7: MSFNSAGRLHPSAPPVQSSPVPRPAAMAEEDPQQQQPDHGAGSVPGLLPGLQGAEAGALQLRIKNSICKSVQSTVENILQDVEKFSDIEKLYLYLKLPSGPSSSADKSDQSALSSSRTQQMHAFNWIRNHLEEYPETSLPKQEVYDEYKSFCDNLNYHPLSAADFGKMMKNVFPNMKARRLGMRGKSKYCYSGLRKRPFVHMPSLPILDLHKTADGHQCDALESLGQLSSIKEEVRFAACDLVCEWAQKVLKRQFDAVEDLARFLIDSHYISNKSLAALTIMTGTATEVKTPQTVSAFASAAEVHSFQPHVTALSSPSVDAKQQLQRKIQRKQQEQKLHSPLPGEGQTKRADDSVPCGSPAPPSPQPTIGIVVAAVPSPITVHRSRQLMSPSPVGTVESKVLPINFQMVTQPVQAVKQSPKPPQNILASPAGERTARQRYAQILPKPSATTAIALRSPSTMIIANSPIKTMMTTCHVSPVSLVKMTAISLAPNSSETTTSLTNSTLRPSSAGISSAVTEDISSNQSMRSSSAVPILAPVARSGQTANTPSIDVEMEVEAIHKNSQMQNLGSQVLTPGAMGNRLGWGVQRAASVPIPQTKGFLGLEETSSTKCNGNSFASTSTVATAERSNNSTDSTSTLHLAPPTQNASTVSLLNTSGVSSFGEGSQVKQGFLSTKNLRKRSGLSPDLSPVKRVFMPQQPVEGTAAPGYGIRNTVGNVSRPGAPTRPESAPATREVEMKMNFVLSPQVPALCTSSSRASGFYSVAKTHSSVQRKNTSTVMESSTSVSHALIQQQQGHTVANVHAIPNNPGFQKHSGVSSNSTAGSLEGAPPQIYAQSNSQTLEFLGQASSSSQLPMQTDMDYFSFDDDVTQDSIVEELVQMEEQMKLNNLQEFGECVALQSQQPVMPDNMTPTHQNMTAFYHAANSSNNPVQTPTPTPTPTAEMIGGAQTLTGESPCSHITSTTPVDSALGSSRHTPVGTPHSNCSSTVPPSPVECRNPFAFTPINSSMTGFHDGSTVSSSPVKPMQRPMATHPDKARLEWMNNSYNSTSGSANKSNSGMGILASYQGLMDDHFQKPHAFAIPHARHHDSHFGRLTPISPVQQQVANMAKQEGFAVPAPLDNKNSNTSATAFRCRSVSPAVHQRNLTVNAVNTTLPNVPRSVVSPFNSPVTPEVLNIFANSQTNLGVSSMAQRSRSVPLNIMMQTEVLPTAGQQCSSNNITNVLLNKLDGDHDDTMRGVGINSLSSTYTARMNLTQILESNANFSCTDSRLSLMASDSTSTCKMQRPSYLIENAINEQMILSAGDSQGQSASGAQQRHQAQSIMLALGSQQQQQEELQPHQQLDFSSTQDLLTDGSLSAGSHLLEQVSELSTGGTDFPCEIRMTSELSSSINDLNALDTNLLFDPNQQQGQYQNATPEELVSDPLFQQITSETAHSSGLDWLESKDHPTVGLMG, from the exons cAAGATGTTGAGAAATTCTCCGACATCGAAAAACTCTACCTCTACCTGAAGTTGCCTTCTGGTCCCAGCAGCAGCGCTGATAAAAG TGACCAGAGCGCCTTGTCATCGAGCCGCACACAGCAGATGCATGCGTTCAACTGGATCCGTAATCATTTAGAGGAATATCCAGAGACCTCTCTTCCCAAGCAGGAGGTCTACGATGAATACAA GAGTTTTTGTGACAATCTGAACTACCACCCACTGAGTGCAGCAGACTTTGGaaagatgatgaaaaatgtcttcCCCAACATGAAGGCGCGTCGACTTGGCATGAGGGGAAAATCAAA ATATTGCTATAGTGGACTAAGGAAGAGACCCTTTGTCCACATGCCATCTCTGCCCATTCTGGACCTCCATAAAACAGCAGACGGA CACCAGTGTGATGCTCTGGAGTCGCTGGGGCAACTGAGCAGCATCAAGGAGGAGGTGCGATTTGCCGCCTGTGATCTGGTGTGTGAGTGGGCCCAGAAGGTGCTGAAGCGCCAGTTTGATGCTGTGGAAGACTTGGCTCGCTTCCTGATCGACAGTCACTACATCAGCAACAAGTCTCTGGCAGCTCTCACCATCATGACGGGAACAGCAACAG aGGTCAAAACTCCACAGACCGTCTCAGCCTTcgcctctgctgctgaggttcACTCCTTCCAGCCTCACGTGACCGCACTCTCATCTCCGTCTGTCGATGCGAAGCAGCAGCTCCAGAGGAAGATtcagaggaagcagcaggagCAGAAGCTGCACTCGCCTTTACCTGGAGAGGGTCAAACCAAGAGGGCGGACGACAGCGTGCCTTGTGGTAGCCCCGCCCCTCCGTCACCTCAGCCAACCATCGGCATCGTGGTCGCCGCCGTCCCAAGTCCCATCACG gTCCACAggagcagacagctgatgtCCCCGAGTCCAGTGGGAACAGTGGAGAGCAAGGTGCTGCCTATTAACTTCCAGATGGTGACCCAGCCGGTTCAGGCGGTGAAACAGAGCCCCAAACCCCCTCAAAATATCCTAGCCAGCCCAGCGGGGGAACGCACGGCTCGGCAGCGCTATGCTCAAATCCTGCCCAAACCTTCGGCCACCACTGCCATCGCTCTGCGTTCGCCCTCCACCATGATCATCGCCAACAGCCCCATCAAGACCATGATGACCACGTGTCATGTCAGCCCAGTCAGTCTGGTCAAGATGACAGCCATATCGCTTGCACCCAAcagcagtgaaaccaccacatCCCTTACAAACTCCACACTGCGGCCATCGTCTGCAGGCATCAGCTCTGCAGTTACAGAAGATATCAGCTCGAATCAAAGCATGAGGAGTTCCTCTGCAGTCCCCATTCTGGCCCCGGTGGCCAGATCAGGGCAGACTGCTAACACTCCCAGCATTGATGTTGAAATGGAAGTTGAAGCTATacataaaaacagtcaaatgcAAAATCTTGGCAGTCAAGTTTTGACTCCAGGAGCGATGGGAAATAGACTGGGATGGGGTGTGCAGAGGGCTGCCAGTGTGCCCATACCTCAAACTAAAGGCTTCCTGGGTCTGGAGGAAACATCCAGCACTAAATGCAACGGAAATTCCTTTGCAAGCACCAGCACTGTGGCAACAGCTGAAAGAAGCAATAATAGCACTGATAGTACAAGCACTTTGCACTTAGCTCCCCCTACTCAGAATGCCAGCACTGTTTCTTTACTAAACACCAGCGGAGTGTCTTCGTTTGGGGAGGGCAGCCAAGTAAAGCAAGGTTTCTTGTCCACAAAGAACCTCAGGAAACGCTCAGGCCTCAGTCCAGACCTTTCTCCGGTCAAAAGGGTCTTCATGCCCCAGCAGCCAGTAGAGGGCACTGCTGCTCCTGGATATGGCATCAGAAACACTGTTGGCAATGTCTCCAGGCCAGGTGCTCCAACTAGACCTGAAAGTGCACCAGCCACCAGGGAGGTagagatgaaaatgaacttTGTCTTGTCCCCTCAAGTCCCTGCACTCTGCACTTCTTCTTCCAGAGCCAGTGGCTTTTACTCTGTTGCCAAAACGCATAGTTCAGTGCAGAGGAAAAACACTTCCACTGTTATGGAAAGCAGCACTTCAGTCAGTCATGCATTAATACAGCAACAGCAGGGGCACACAGTGGCTAACGTGCATGCTATACCCAACAACCCTGGTTTCCAGAAACATTCAGGTGTGAGTTCAAACTCAACTGCAGGGAGCCTGGAAGGAGCTCCACCGCAGATCTACGCTCAGTCTAATTCTCAAACCTTAGAGTTTTTAGGTCAAGCTTCATCGTCCAGTCAGCTCCCTATGCAGACAGATATGGACTACTTTTCCTTTGATGACGATGTGACTCAGGACAGCATCGTGGAGGAACTTGTGCAGATGGAGGAGCAGATGAAACTCAACAACCTGCAGGAGTTTGGAGAGTGTGTTGCATTGCAAAGCCAACAGCCGGTGATGCCGGACAACATGACGCCCACCCATCAGAACATGACTGCTTTCTATCATGctgcaaacagcagcaacaacccaGTCCAGACTCCAACACCGACACCCACACCCACGGCAGAAATGATAGGAGGAGCCCAAACTCTGACGGGAGAGAGCCCCTGTTCCCACATCACTTCCACCACCCCAGTGGACAGTGCTTTGGGAAGCAGCCGTCACACCCCAGTCGGTACTCCACACTCCAACTGCAGCAGCACGGTTCCTCCCAGTCCAGTCGAGTGCAGGAACCCGTTTGCATTCACACCCATCAACTCCAGCATGACTGGTTTTCATGACGGCAGCACTGTCTCCAGCAGTCCCGTGAAGCCCATGCAGCGGCCGATGGCCACCCACCCAGACAAAGCCCGTCTGGAGTGGATGAACAACAGTTACAACAGCACCAGTGGGAGCGCAAATAAGTCCAACAGTGGAATGGGAATCCTCGCCAGCTATCAAGGCCTAATGGACGACCATTTTCAAAAACCTCACGCCTTCGCCATTCCTCACGCACGACACCACGACAGCCATTTCGGCCGATTGACCCCCATCTCACCTGTGCAGCAGCAGGTAGCTAACATGGCCAAGCAGGAGGGCTTTGCTGTTCCTGCCCCTCTGGATAACAAAAATAGCAACACATCTGCAACAGCTTTCCGATGTCGCAGTGTCAGTCCTGCTGTGCATCAGAGGAATCTGACTGTGAATGCAGTGAACACAACCCTTCCCAATGTCCCTCGTTCGGTGGTGTCTCCTTTTAATTCTCCTGTGACGCCAGAGGTGTTGAACATCTTCGCAAACAGCCAGACGAATCTTGGGGTGAGCAGCATGGCTCAGAGGAGCCGCTCGGTGCCGCTCAACATCATGATGCAAACTGAAGTCCTCCCCACAGCGGGTCAACaatgcagcagcaacaacatcaCCAATGTCCTCCTGAACAAGCTGGACGGGGACCACGATGACACCATGCGAGGTGTTGGCATCAATAGTCTTTCCTCCACCTACACTGCACGTATGAACCTCACCCAGATCCTCGAGTCCAACGCCAACTTCTCCTGCACTGACAGCCGCCTCAGCCTGATGGCCTCTGACTCCACCAGCACATGCAAGATGCAGAGGCCCAGTTACCTCATAGAAAATGCTATTAATGAACAAATGATCCTCTCAGCAGGAGACAGCCAAGGACAATCAGCCTCTGGAGCGCAGCAGCGACACCAGGCCCAGTCTATAATGTTGGCTTTAGgctcacaacagcagcagcaagaaGAGCTTCAGCCGCATCAGCAGTTAGATTTCAGCAGCACTCAAGACCTCCTGACAGACGGCAGCCTTTCTGCTGGCAGTCATCTCCTGGAGCAGGTGTCAGAGCTCTCGACAGGTGGCACAGATTTCCCCTGTGAAATCAGAATGACATCGGAgctgtccagcagcatcaaTGACCTTAACGCACTGGACACAAACCTGCTGTTTGACCCCAACCAGCAGCAAGGGCAATATCAGAACGCTACTCCAGAGGAGCTGGTGAGTGATCCACTGTTTCAGCAGATTACCAGCGAGACCGCGCACTCAAGCGGACTCGACTGGTTAGAGAGCAAAGATCACCCAACTGTTGGCCTGATGGGCTGA